The DNA region AGCGCTCGATCGCCTCCGGCATCACCTACTCCCTCGCCGCCGGTAACTCGATGATGGACGCCTGCAAGACGTCCCCCGCCCGGGTGCCGGACGCGATCACCGTCGGGGCGACGGACCGGGTCGACATGCGAGCCTGGTTCTCGAACTACGGCAAGTGCCTCGACGTGTTCGCGCCGGGCGTCAGCATCGTCTCGGCCCGGCACGACAGCAACACCGGCAGTGTGGGCTTCAGCGGCACCTCCATGGCCGCTCCGCACGTGGCGGGCGCCGCGGCGCTGCTGCTGCACTCCAACCCGACCTGGAAGCCGAAGCAGGTCCGCGACCGCATCGTCACCACCGGCGTCGCCGGGGCGGTCTACGACACGAAGGGCTCGATCGACCGGATGTTGACGGTCGGTTCGATCACCCCCACCCGCAGCGGCTTCGGCTTCAAGGCCAAGTCCAACGGGAAGTTCGTCACCGCTGCCAGCACCAAGAAGGCGCTGGTCAACAACGGCAAGAGCCTGGGCACCTCGCAGCAGTACGACTTCGTCAACGCCGGCAGTGGTCTGATCGCATTGCGCTCCAAGACCACCGGCCGGTACGTGGTGGCGCCGAGCAAGGGCACCAAGCCGCTGATCGCCAGCCACAAGACGATCGTCACCTCGGCGAAGTTCCAGATCATCAACCACACCGACGGTACGGTCAGCCTCAAGTCCAAGATCAACGGCAAGTACGTCACGGCGCCGAAATCCGGCACCTCGTCGTTGAAGGCGAGCAAGACCAGCATCGGTACGTCGGAGAAGTTCACCATCGACCGGCCGGCTCCGGTGATCAGCATCAAGTCGAAGGCCAGCGGCAAGTACGTCGTGGCCGGCACCAAGCCGCTGATCGCCAGCAGCAGCAAGGTCACCAAGGCGGCGAAGTTCCAGATCGTCAACGTCGGTAACGGCTTCTTCGGCCTCAAGGCCCAGGCCAACGGCAGGTACGTGACCGCCGCCAGCCGGGGCACCAAGCCGCTGATCGCCAGCGCCAAGTCGCTGGGAACCTGGGAGGTCTTCGACTTCCTCGACTACAACAGCGACGGCACGGTCTTCTTCCGGGCCAGCGACGACCAGGCGGTCTCCGCCGGATCGGCCGGCACCAAGCAGCTGATCTCGAACAAGAACATCAAGTGGTTCGAGTACGAACTGGGGCTGGGCAAGGGCGAGAAGTTCACCGTCTCGGCCGCGTAGCACCACCCGCACCACCCGGCGCCCGCCGGAGCACCCCGATCCCCGGGGCCGCTCCGGCGGGCGCCGCCCGTTGAGCCCTCCGCACGTTGGTGGGTGTTGCCGGTTGGGGCCTTTGCATCCTGCCGCACCCGCTCACTCGGGCCGCTTCAGCTGGGGGCGGCTCGCCTTGGGCGTGGGCCTGTGGCCTCCACCATCGCCCGATGAAGATCACGCTCGATCTGGGATCGAGTGGCTTACCCGGTTCGGAAGACCACTCGAACCCAGATCGAGTGCCAGTCGAGCGGGGCGGAGGTAACGCGGATGAGTGCGCGGCGGGGGCGTGGTCGCGGAGTGGGGCGTCGGGGAGAATGGCGGGATGCGTTGGACGCTGCTGGACCTGCCGATCGGGATCTTCTGCGTGGCCACCGACGGCGACAGCGTGTGCGGGGTGCACTTCGGGCCGGTCGAGTCCGCGACCGAGATGCCGGCCGACCCGATCGCGGCGCGGGCGGTGGCGGAGCTACGGGCCTACTTCGCGGGAGAGTTGACCGAGTTCAGGATTCCGGTGCGGGTGCCGCGCGGCTCCGACTTCGAGCGGGCGGTGTGGCGGGAGATGACCCGTATCCCGTACGGAGAGACGCTGACCTACGGGCAGGTGGCCCGGCTGGTGGGTGACCCCGGTGCGGCCCGGGCGGTCGGGGTGGCCTGCAACCGCAACCCCATCCCGATCATCGTGCCCTGCCATCGCATCATCGGCGCGGGCGGCAAGCTGGTCGGCTTCGGCGGCGGCCTGGACCTCAAGGTCAAGCTCCTGGAGTTGGAGGCCGGGGTCGCCCTGCAAAAAGCCTGGTCCTGACTGCGGCCTAGGGAGACCTTGCCCCGGCCGCCTGGGCTACCTTCGGGCCCCTCGACGGGCGAGTTTCTTCGCCCGCAACGCGGTGATCGACTCCGTATCGCCGTAACGGCGGGGTTCGACGCGGCGGGAAACTACCATGACGGCGACACCGTGACGGCGACACGGCGGGCGAGTGCGACGGTCGGCCAGCAGGGGCGAGGCAGCGACGGCGGGTGGGTCAGCCTGGGGCGGGGAGGCAGCCGCCGTCGGCGACGCGGGTGCCGTACTCCACCGTGACCTTCTCAGCACGGACGCTGCCGAAGACGCAGGCCCGGCCGGTCCAACCGGAGAAGAGCAGCCCGTCGCCGGGGCCGAGGTCGAGTCGGCCCGGCGGGCGGACGGTCACGTCCATCAGCCCGGTGCCGGCCACCGCCTGTCGGACCGTCTCCTCGTCGTGCGTCTCCTGATCGTCGACGGTCAGCAGGTCGAGGACGTACTGCACCTGTACCGCGCAGGTGTTGGCGCCGCCGGCCGCCGTCGGGTCCAGGGTGCCGCGCTGCCGGAAGGCCTTGTTGGCTGCCTGCTGGCGCAGGAACTCCTCCCCGCGCAGTTGCTCATCGGTCATCGGATGTCCGCTGCCGGCCGCGGTCGGGGCGGCCGGGGAGGTGACCGTCTCTTCGGGCTCGGCCTGCACCTCCGGCGGGGTGCCGGCCCCGACCGCACAGCGGGCCTCGACGACCGGGCTCGCCGGTACGGCCGGTGGCGCCGATTCGTCCGGTCCGGCCGACGGGTCGGTGCCGGGCAGGGCGCAGGCGGCGAGGGTGGACACGAGCAGGACGCCGACGACCGTCCGCCACCCCACCCTGGCGTCACGAAAGTCGTCCATGGGCGGCACGGGGCTCAGCCTAGCCCGGGTCCTGGTACGAGGATGCCCCTTCCGTACCGAACGGCGAAGGGCCGGGTCCAGACGGACCCGGCCCTCACAGTGTTGCTGTGTCAGCGCTCGATCTCGCCGGCGATGAACGCCTCGACGGCGGCGTGCGCGTCGTGGTCGGCGTACTGCACCGGGGGGGACTTCATGAAGTACGACGAGGCCGACAGGATCGGGCCGCCGATCTTCCGGTCCAGGGCGATCTTGGCGGCGCGGACGGCGTCGATGATGACACCGGCCGAGTTCGGCGAGTCCCACACCTCGAGCTTGAGCTCGGCGTTGAGGGGGGTGTCACCGAAGGAGCGGCCCTCCAGGCGGATGTAGGCCCACTTGCGGTCGTCCAGCCACGGCACGTGGTCGGACGGGCCGATGTGCACGTCGCTCTTGGCCATCTCGTGCGGCACCTGGGAGGTCACCGACTGGGTCTTCGAGATCTTCTTCGAGATCAGGCGGTTGCGCTCCAGCATGTTCATGAAGTCCATGTTGCCGCCGAAGTTGAGCTGGTACGTGCGCAGCAGCTCGACCCCGCGGTCCTCGAAGAGCTTCGCCAGGGCCCGGTGCACGATGGTCGCGCCGACCTGGCTCTTGATGTCGTCGCCGACGATCGGCAGGCCCGCGTCGGTGAACTTCTGCGCCCACGCCGGGTCGGAGGCGATGAAGACTGGCAGCGCGTTGACGAAGGCGCAGCCGGCGTCGATCGCGGCTTGGGCGTAGTACTTGGCGGCGTCCTCGGAGCCCACCGGCAGGTAGGCGACGACCACGTCGACCTGGGCGTCACGCAGCGCCTTGGCCACGTCGACCGGCTCGGCGTCCGACTCCTCGACGATCTCGCGGTAGTACTGGCCGAGACCGTCGAAGGTCGGGCCGCGCTGGACGGTGACGCCGGTCGGCGGCACGTCGCAGAGCTTGATGGTGTTGTTCTCGCTGGCGACGATCGCCTCCGCGAGATCCATGCCCACCTTCTTGGCGTCGACATCGAACGCCGCGACGAACTGCACGTCCGAGACGTGGTAGTCGCCGAAGGTGACGTGCATGAGACCCGGGACGCGGTCGTTCGGGTCGGCGTTCCGGTAGTACTCGACGCCCTGCACGAGGGACGAGGCGCAGTTACCCACACCGACGATGGCGACGCGGACGGAGCCCATCGCGTGTGCCTCCTTCTTTTCTGTCACGGCCGCTCTTTCCTGGACTCTCCAGGCGGAGGCGGGCTGTTGTCTTCTCGTCGGCCGCCGGCCGTCCCGTCGTTCGGGACCGTCGGGGCACGGCCGGAGCGCTCGTTGGCGATGAGCTCCTCCAGCCAGCGGACCTCACGCTCACAGGCCTCCAGGCCGTGGCGTTGCAGCTCCAGCGTGTATGCGTCGAGGCGCTCGGCCGCTCGGCCCAGCATGTCGCGAAGTCCTTCACGACGTTCCTCGATCGTGCGGCGGCGACCTTCCAGGATGCGCAGTCGGGTCGCCTGGTCGGTTCGGGAAAAGAACGCGAAATGCACGCCGAATCCGGTGTCGCCGTACGTTTCCGGTCCGGTCTGCGCGATGAGCTGGGCGAAGCGTTCCTTGCCCTCCGCGGTGATGGTGTAGACCACCCGACCTCGTCGGCTGGTCAGCGCGGGAACCTCCTCGGCGGTGGCGGGTGTCTCGGCGGCCTCGGTGATCCAGCCTGCCGCCTGCAGACGGCGCAGGGTGGGGTAGAGCGAGCCGTAACTGATAGCTGCCCGGATCGCCCCAAGCTTGGCGGTGAGCTCCTTGCGCAGCTCGTAGCCGTGCATGGGTGCCTCCTGGAGGAGGCCGAGGATGGCCAGCTCGAGCATCGGGCCACCCTCCCCATTACCCTGTGCGTGGATCGCTAACCACACGATGTATCGGACCGATACATCGCACCGTAGCGTCTCGGTTCGACTGGGGCAAACCCCCTCCGGTAAACCCTCGTATCCGAGGTGTGCTGATCACAGATCGTGACGGTGGTCGCCTCGTCTGACGAGACCGCGTACCCTTTGCCGCATGCGTACGCAGCGGCAGGTGGTCGACTACTCGCTCCGGAGGCGAGCGCTGCTGCGTGAACTCGTCGCCGGTCGGGTCGGCACCTACGACCTGTGCGACGCCTCTCCGTACCTGAAGAACGCGGCTCGGTTCCACGGCGAGCCCACCGACCAGCGGTGTCCGATCTGCCGAAGCGAGAACCTCACCCTCGTCCACTACATTTACGGCGACGAACTCAAGCAGTCCGCCGGCCAGGCCCGGACGGTGGCCGAGTTGTCGATGTTGGCGATGACGCTGCGTGAGTTCCAGGTGTTCGTGGTGGAGGTGTGCCTCGGCTGTGACTGGAACCATCTGGTGGAGCAGTACCTGCTCGGGCGGGACGGACTGACCGACAGCGAGGCGGAGCAGGAAGCGGCCGGTGGGGTAGCCGCCGCTGCTGCTGGCGCGAATGCTCGGCGAAGGCGAGAGGCCCAACGGTGATTCGAGCGCGATCGGCCGGCCCCGGCCGTGAGATAACTGGCCGGGGTCACCGACAGCTCATAAGTGCGAATGGTCCGAATGATTCGGATCTGATACCCACTCCACGGCACCCCCGTGCCGTGCGCGCGGGTGTCGCATCTCACGGCAAACCGGTGGCGGCGCGACAGCGCCCCACTGCGACGGCAGGGTGTGAGGAATGAACTCGTACGGTGATCCCAGCTCCTCGCGTGGCCGGGCCCGGATACCGGGCCAGGACGACCCGGGGCAGGCGGACGACGCGTACCGGGGCCCGAGTGGTGACCCGCGTGGAGTCAACTGGTCGACCGGACCTGAGGGCGCGGCCCCGTCGGCTCGTGCCTCGGTCGGTGGGCGAGCCTCGGTCGGCGGCTCGGCGAGCGTACCGCCGCCGGGTCGACCCACCGGTTCGGCCTCGGTCGGTCGTGCTGGATCGGGTCGGGCCTCCGTGCCGGTCTCACCCGCTCCCGGTGGTCGGGCCTCCGTGCCGGTCTCACCGGCGCCGGGTAGGGCCGGTCGGGCCTCCGTGCCGGTCTCGCCGGCGCACGGCGGGCCGGCGGGCCGGGCCTCGGTAGGAGCCGCCGCCGTGGGCGCGGCCCCGGCCGGGCGGGCGAGTGTCGGTTCGGCCTCGGTGGGCGGTCGGGCCGCGGTGGCGCGGGCCAGCGTCGGTGGCCCCGGTGGACCGGGCGGCCCGGGTGGGCCAGGCGGTCCCGGTGGTCCGGGCGGACCCGGCGGTCCCGGACGGGGTGGGCGCGACCCGAAGGCGGGTGCCCGAGCCCGTCGGCGCAAGCGGATGAATCTGCTGATCGCCAGCTTCGCGGTCTTCATCATGCTGGCCGGCATCGGTGTCGTCGGGTTCACCTACTACTCGACGAACGTGGTGCTGCCCAAGGAGATCCCGCTGCCGCTGTCCACCACGGTCTATGCCAAGGACGGCAAGACCCTGGTGGCCAAGCTCGGCAACGAGAACCGCACCTTCGTCACCATCGAGAACATCCCCCAGCACGTACGCGACGCTGTCGCCGCCGCCGAGGACCGGAACTTCTACCGGCACTCGGGTGTGGACTACAAGGGCATCGCCCGGGCCGCCTGGAACAACCTCTCCGGCGGCGAGAAGCAGGGTGCCTCGACGATCACCCAGCAGTACGCCCGCAACGCCTACGAGAACCTCCAGGACGTCAGCTACTCCCGGAAGGTCAAGGAGGCGATCCTCGCCTCAAAGCTGAACGACCAGTTCACCAAAGACGAGATCATGGAGAACTACCTCAACGTGATCTACTTCGGTCGCGGGGCGTACGGCATCGAGGCGGCGGCGCAGACCTACTTCAACACCACCGCCAAGAAGCTGAACGTGGCGCAGGCAGCGGTGCTCGCCGCCCTGATCAAGCAGCCCGTGGCCAGCGCCGGCCACAAGGGGTTCGACCCGGAGGTCAACCCGACCGAAGCCAAGATCCGTTGGGAGTACGTGATCAACGGCATGGTCGACGAGGGCTGGCTGGGTGTGCCGGGCAAGCCCGAGCGCCCGACCGAGTACCCGAAGGTTCAGAAGGTCAAGAAGGACAACGGCTTCGGTGTGGCCTCCCCGCGCGGCAACGTCATCAACTACGTCCGCAAGGAGATGGCCGAGTGGGGCATCTGCACCGAGAGCGGTGAAGAGGGCAAGCCGACCTGCGTGAACGAGCTGCGCGAAGGCGGTTACCGGATCACCACCACCATCGACCCGAAGATGCAGAAGGCACTGGAGGAAGTCGCCCAGGTCGGCCGTAAGGGCACCTTCCTGGCCGACCAGCCGGAGAACCTCATGCCGGCGGTGGTCTCCGTCGACCCGAAGACCGGCCGGGTGCTGGCCTACTACGGCGGCAACAGCGGCGCGGACTATGACTACGCGGGCATGAACACCGACCAGAACGGCAACCTGGTCGGCGGCCACCCGCCGGGCTCGACGTTCAAGGTCTACACCCTGGCGGCGGCCGTCGACGCCGGCATCTCGGTCAAGTCGCACTGGGACGCCACGCCGTTCAAGCCGGAGGGCTACAAGGATCAGATCGGCAACGCCAACCGTGACCTGCGCGGGCAGTGTGACAAGTGGTGCTCGTTGGAGCAGTCGACGATCCAGTCGTACAACGTGCCGTTCTTCCACATCGCGGACAAGATCGGTGCGGACAAGATCGTCGACATGGCCCGACGGGCCGGCGTCCGCACGATGTGGGACGACAAGTCGAAGCCCTTCGACCTGATGAAGAACAAGCCGGAGGACCTCGCGCCGAAGCACTTCGACCGGGTGGTCGCCTACGGCCAGTACGGGATCACCGTGCTGGACCACGCCAACGGTCTAGCCACCCTCGCCAACGGCGGCAAGTACAACAAGGCGCACTTCGTGCGGACGGTGGAGAAGCTGAACAAGGCAACCGGTAAGTGGGACAAGGTGCCGGGCACCGGCGAAAAGCTCAAGCCGCAGCAGGTGATCCGTCCGGAGGTCGCCGATGAGGTGACCGCCGTGCTCAAGGAGATCCCGGGCAAGAACAACGCCAGCGTGCAGAACCGTCCCCTGGCCGGCAAGACCGGTACCTGGCAGCTCGGCGACACCGGCAAGAACCAGGACGCCTGGATGGTCGGCTACGACAAGAACGTCGCCACGGCGGTGTGGATCGGTAGCCGCGACACCAAGAAGCGGGCCATCGTCGACGGGAACGGCCGCAACATCAGCGGTGGCAGCCTGCCCGCCCAGCTGTGGAAGCGGTACATGGAGCAGGCCCTCAAGGGGT from Micromonospora sp. NBC_01739 includes:
- a CDS encoding PadR family transcriptional regulator; translated protein: MLELAILGLLQEAPMHGYELRKELTAKLGAIRAAISYGSLYPTLRRLQAAGWITEAAETPATAEEVPALTSRRGRVVYTITAEGKERFAQLIAQTGPETYGDTGFGVHFAFFSRTDQATRLRILEGRRRTIEERREGLRDMLGRAAERLDAYTLELQRHGLEACEREVRWLEELIANERSGRAPTVPNDGTAGGRREDNSPPPPGESRKERP
- a CDS encoding transglycosylase domain-containing protein, with amino-acid sequence MNSYGDPSSSRGRARIPGQDDPGQADDAYRGPSGDPRGVNWSTGPEGAAPSARASVGGRASVGGSASVPPPGRPTGSASVGRAGSGRASVPVSPAPGGRASVPVSPAPGRAGRASVPVSPAHGGPAGRASVGAAAVGAAPAGRASVGSASVGGRAAVARASVGGPGGPGGPGGPGGPGGPGGPGGPGRGGRDPKAGARARRRKRMNLLIASFAVFIMLAGIGVVGFTYYSTNVVLPKEIPLPLSTTVYAKDGKTLVAKLGNENRTFVTIENIPQHVRDAVAAAEDRNFYRHSGVDYKGIARAAWNNLSGGEKQGASTITQQYARNAYENLQDVSYSRKVKEAILASKLNDQFTKDEIMENYLNVIYFGRGAYGIEAAAQTYFNTTAKKLNVAQAAVLAALIKQPVASAGHKGFDPEVNPTEAKIRWEYVINGMVDEGWLGVPGKPERPTEYPKVQKVKKDNGFGVASPRGNVINYVRKEMAEWGICTESGEEGKPTCVNELREGGYRITTTIDPKMQKALEEVAQVGRKGTFLADQPENLMPAVVSVDPKTGRVLAYYGGNSGADYDYAGMNTDQNGNLVGGHPPGSTFKVYTLAAAVDAGISVKSHWDATPFKPEGYKDQIGNANRDLRGQCDKWCSLEQSTIQSYNVPFFHIADKIGADKIVDMARRAGVRTMWDDKSKPFDLMKNKPEDLAPKHFDRVVAYGQYGITVLDHANGLATLANGGKYNKAHFVRTVEKLNKATGKWDKVPGTGEKLKPQQVIRPEVADEVTAVLKEIPGKNNASVQNRPLAGKTGTWQLGDTGKNQDAWMVGYDKNVATAVWIGSRDTKKRAIVDGNGRNISGGSLPAQLWKRYMEQALKGYEPSDLPSITGIGDEEAGNGIRPAPPENEEPDCEPTDFLCRLGGGNNGGGDNRGGGRDNNGGTPTNPLPGGPGDTRPGGGGGGLLPPTRSTDRD
- a CDS encoding methylated-DNA--[protein]-cysteine S-methyltransferase yields the protein MRWTLLDLPIGIFCVATDGDSVCGVHFGPVESATEMPADPIAARAVAELRAYFAGELTEFRIPVRVPRGSDFERAVWREMTRIPYGETLTYGQVARLVGDPGAARAVGVACNRNPIPIIVPCHRIIGAGGKLVGFGGGLDLKVKLLELEAGVALQKAWS
- a CDS encoding DUF5318 family protein, which codes for MRTQRQVVDYSLRRRALLRELVAGRVGTYDLCDASPYLKNAARFHGEPTDQRCPICRSENLTLVHYIYGDELKQSAGQARTVAELSMLAMTLREFQVFVVEVCLGCDWNHLVEQYLLGRDGLTDSEAEQEAAGGVAAAAAGANARRRREAQR
- a CDS encoding inositol-3-phosphate synthase; this encodes MGSVRVAIVGVGNCASSLVQGVEYYRNADPNDRVPGLMHVTFGDYHVSDVQFVAAFDVDAKKVGMDLAEAIVASENNTIKLCDVPPTGVTVQRGPTFDGLGQYYREIVEESDAEPVDVAKALRDAQVDVVVAYLPVGSEDAAKYYAQAAIDAGCAFVNALPVFIASDPAWAQKFTDAGLPIVGDDIKSQVGATIVHRALAKLFEDRGVELLRTYQLNFGGNMDFMNMLERNRLISKKISKTQSVTSQVPHEMAKSDVHIGPSDHVPWLDDRKWAYIRLEGRSFGDTPLNAELKLEVWDSPNSAGVIIDAVRAAKIALDRKIGGPILSASSYFMKSPPVQYADHDAHAAVEAFIAGEIER
- a CDS encoding S8 family serine peptidase, which gives rise to MKRRGVLRRSAAAGLALATASSILTVATGGVGMAAPADPARAEVRGSEGTGVVPGRYIVVLKDRKAGYSAARALASKLAQQHGGSVRQVYEKALVGYSAAMNQGQADKVAADPAVAYVEPVRRLSANGTQSSPPWGLDRLDQYTAKLNKTYKYPNTGSKVTAYILDTGINVKHQDFGGRATMGFDAIDPPPPPPPTPTPTPDPEPTDPPGGVQANGNGDCNGHGTHVAGTVGGTKYGVAKGVKLVGVRVLDCDGYGTTEQVIAGVDWVTANAQKPAVANMSLGDVVAIPSLDEAVKRSIASGITYSLAAGNSMMDACKTSPARVPDAITVGATDRVDMRAWFSNYGKCLDVFAPGVSIVSARHDSNTGSVGFSGTSMAAPHVAGAAALLLHSNPTWKPKQVRDRIVTTGVAGAVYDTKGSIDRMLTVGSITPTRSGFGFKAKSNGKFVTAASTKKALVNNGKSLGTSQQYDFVNAGSGLIALRSKTTGRYVVAPSKGTKPLIASHKTIVTSAKFQIINHTDGTVSLKSKINGKYVTAPKSGTSSLKASKTSIGTSEKFTIDRPAPVISIKSKASGKYVVAGTKPLIASSSKVTKAAKFQIVNVGNGFFGLKAQANGRYVTAASRGTKPLIASAKSLGTWEVFDFLDYNSDGTVFFRASDDQAVSAGSAGTKQLISNKNIKWFEYELGLGKGEKFTVSAA